ACACAATGGAAGACCTTATTAAGATTGTTCAAGGTTGGACAACAGAGGGGCGGACTGTCATTATTGTCTCTCATGATTTAGAGATTGTGCAAAGTTATTTTCCCCAATCGCTTTTATTGGCGCGGAGTGTTATTGCTTATGGTGCTACAAAACAGGTTCTTACTCTTGAGAACTTGCGTCAAGCGAAGAGAAGTTCGGGCGAGTGGGAAGTTTCAAATTTAGAAAATGATAAAACAATGCAGTTTTTTAAAGACGATGTATGAGTTTTTTATAGAACCTTTTGGAACATATCCCTTTTTAAGGCGTGCATTGATTGCGTGTATTGCCCTTTCAATGGGGTGCGCCCCTGTAGGCGTTCTTCTCGTTTTAAGGCGAATGAGCTTGATGGGAGATGCCCTTTCTCATTCTGTTTTACCCGGAGTTGCTCTAGGCTATTTATTTATGGGGCTTTCTCTCCCAGCCATGGGAATTGGAGGGATGTTTTCTGGGCTTATAGTTGCTCTTCTCGCAAGTTTTATTTCTCGGAAAACTGTTCTGAAAGAAGATGCTAGTTTTGTGGGGTTTTATTTAATTGCTTTAGCGCTAGGTGCTATTCTCGTCTCAACTAAGGGAAAAAATATTGACCTCATGCATATCCTTTTTGGATCTATTTTAGCTGTTGATAAGGCCTCTCTTCTTTTGATTGCGGGGATTACAACGATCAGTTTATTTGTGATGGCATTAATTTTTCGACCTTTGGTACTTGAGTGTTTTGATCCTATTTTTATGAGATCAATAGGGGGGCGTGGAAGCTTATATCATCTTATTTTTATGGGGCTTGTGGTTTTAAATATGGTTTCAGCTTTTCAGGCCTTAGGAACTTTAATGGCCTTGGGGATGATGATGCTTCCAGCTATTACAGCGCGCTTTTGGGCAAGAGAAATATGGTCTCTTTATCTTGTTGCGATTCTTGTAGCCATTGTATCTGGTTTTTTGGGGCTGGTGTTTTCTTATCATTATGGATGGCCTTCTGGACCAGCAATTATTTTAACGTCAGGGGTTTTATATCTCGTGACCGTTGTTTTTGGTCCTTATGGTAGCTTAAGGTGTCGACGCACATGAAGAAATGGAGTTTTGTATTTCTCATCTTGTTAGTTCAAAGTTCTTTGGGGTGGGCTCACTCAATCCCAAAGATTGTCGTAAGCTTTAGTATTCTCAAGGATCTTGTTGAAAATGTCGGAGGAGAAGCCGTCACAGTTACCTCTCTGGTTGGTCCTAATAGTGATGCGCATGTTTTTGAGCCCACCCCTGAAAGCGCTCAACTGATTTCAGAAGCTGACTTAATCCTGATGAATGGCCTAGGATTTGAAGGATGGATGCCTCGCCTTGTGGAGTCAACAAAGACAAAAGCCAAAATTGTTATGGTATCTCAAAATATTAAACCTCGTGCTTTTATGCAGGGAGTTGAATCTTCTCCAGATCCACATGCCTGGAATGATGTTCAAAATGTGATGATTTATATCGATAATATTGAGAAGGCTCTTTTAGAGTTAATCCCGCAATCCGCAGACCTTATTCGAAGAAATGCGGCTCATTACCGTCAACAGCTCACAGATTTGGAAGCATGGATTTATAAAGAGCTTGAAAGTATACCTCTTCAGCAAAGAATTGTGATTACGGCTCATGATGCTTTTGGTTATTTCAGTGAAGCCTATCACATAAAATTTTTAGCGCCCCAAGGGCTCAGTACGGAAAGTGAGCCTTCTGCTCAAGAAGTTGTTAATCTTATTAAAGAAATAAAAAAACACGGAATTAAGGTGGTTTTTATTGAAAATATTACGAATGAGCGTTTAATCCGACATATTGCAGAAGAAACAGGGGCCTCTATTGGTGGAATGTTGTATTCAGATGCCCTTTCTGAGAAAAAGCAACCTGCTTCTACTTATATCGATATGATGAAGGTAAATATACATCTCTTAAAATTAGGGATGTTAAATAATAAATAAATAAAATTACCTCTACTTAAAGTATAGTATTTTTTATCAAAAATCTATTTTCAAACAAATATTATATTTTTAAATAGCCATATTTAACAAAATATTGTAGTTTTTATTGTATAAATCGTCTTTCTGATTCTTTGTTTGACAAAGAGGGTGGTTTTGGATATATTGTGGGCGCATTACCTAATCAATCTTGGGGATTTAAAATGATTCAAAACCGTGCTTTTTCGAGTGGTGATCTTGTCGTATATCCAGCACATGGTGTTGGAAAAGTAATGTCAATTGAAACACAGGAAGTTGCAGGTCATGAACTTCAAGTTTTTGTAATCTCTTTTTCAAAAAACCGGATGACTCTGCGGTTGCCAATGAAGAAAGCACACGATGCCGGATTACGTGCCTTAAGTACAGAAAATGAAGTCGAAAAAGCCCTTGGAACATTAAAAAAGAAAATAAAATCTAAGAAGGCCATTTGGTCGCGTCGCGCCCAGGAATATGAAATGAAAATTTCTTCAGGAGAATTAACTTCGATTGCAGAAGTTATTCGTGAACTTTATCGAAGTGTAGATCAGCCAGACCAATCTTATAGTGAACGTCAAATTTATCAATCAGCTCTCCAACGTTTGGCTTCTGAAATCGCCGCTATTGAAGCCATTGATGAAAATCAAGCGATTGCACGGGTTGAAGAGATCTTGCAGGCTGCTTAGTTTCTGATTCTCTGGTATCAGGGGTTAATTTAAAGGAGAAAGAATTTTTCTCCATGGTCTCTTAATTTCATGAAACTGCTTGAAAATAATCGTCTTTTTGCACTTTTATTATTTATTGGAAGTGCTCTTATTT
Above is a window of Candidatus Paracaedimonas acanthamoebae DNA encoding:
- a CDS encoding CarD family transcriptional regulator; the encoded protein is MQNRAFSSGDLVVYPAHGVGKVMSIETQEVAGHELQVFVISFSKNRMTLRLPMKKAHDAGLRALSTENEVEKALGTLKKKIKSKKAIWSRRAQEYEMKISSGELTSIAEVIRELYRSVDQPDQSYSERQIYQSALQRLASEIAAIEAIDENQAIARVEEILQAA
- a CDS encoding metal ABC transporter permease; protein product: MYEFFIEPFGTYPFLRRALIACIALSMGCAPVGVLLVLRRMSLMGDALSHSVLPGVALGYLFMGLSLPAMGIGGMFSGLIVALLASFISRKTVLKEDASFVGFYLIALALGAILVSTKGKNIDLMHILFGSILAVDKASLLLIAGITTISLFVMALIFRPLVLECFDPIFMRSIGGRGSLYHLIFMGLVVLNMVSAFQALGTLMALGMMMLPAITARFWAREIWSLYLVAILVAIVSGFLGLVFSYHYGWPSGPAIILTSGVLYLVTVVFGPYGSLRCRRT
- a CDS encoding zinc ABC transporter substrate-binding protein, producing MKKWSFVFLILLVQSSLGWAHSIPKIVVSFSILKDLVENVGGEAVTVTSLVGPNSDAHVFEPTPESAQLISEADLILMNGLGFEGWMPRLVESTKTKAKIVMVSQNIKPRAFMQGVESSPDPHAWNDVQNVMIYIDNIEKALLELIPQSADLIRRNAAHYRQQLTDLEAWIYKELESIPLQQRIVITAHDAFGYFSEAYHIKFLAPQGLSTESEPSAQEVVNLIKEIKKHGIKVVFIENITNERLIRHIAEETGASIGGMLYSDALSEKKQPASTYIDMMKVNIHLLKLGMLNNK